The Lacticaseibacillus rhamnosus DNA window ATAGGCGTATGCAAAAAGATAGGCAGTTTATCAGCAGAGGCAGGTGTTTTCCTCCGATTACTGTGCCGGCTTCCGCACCATAACAAGTTCCCGAATCGTTCCAAATTTCGTCGCATCTTCAAGGACCGTCTTAGTTTCAGTGAAGCCAAAGCGGCGGTAAAATGCTTGCGCCGCGTGATTGTTGTCAAGTACGCGCACATAGTCATTCGAATAAGCCCCATCAAGTTCCTTGAGCGCGGCGTTAAGCAAGCGTTCGCCAACATGCTGCCGCTGAAACGCTGGCAAAACATAAATCGAGTAAAGCTCACCCCACCCAGCACGTTCTGCCATGCGCGCCGGTCCATAACTACAAACGCCGACAATACCGGCGATGTCGTCAATTGCTAGGAACGTGTTTTGCCAGCGGCGCTCAGGATGCCAGCTGGCCGGACTCAGCTGTTTCAAAAAGCTCGCAGGAATCAGATCCCAGTAAGCCACTTGCCAAGTCGTATAGTAAATTTGTTTAATTGCTGCAAAATCACTGTTCGGTGTAGCTGCTTGGATGCGAATGTTGGTCATTGCCTACCTCGCCTCTTTTTCCTGTTGATTGTACCGAAGAATCCAAGCTGCAGCGGCTGCCAAATCTGCACATTCAACATAGTTCCCGACAACATCCTGCCGGCCAGCACTTCCGCGACCGGTTGCAACATGAATGCCAAGAATCCCGGCGTTATCAGCACATTGCATATCGGCCCGATAACTGTCACCGATGATTACCGCTTCCTGATTCTTAAAATGATATTTCAAATGAGCCTGACCAATAAGACCGGTCTTCGGCTTTCGGCAGGTACAACCAGCATTTTCAGCGTGCGGACAAATAAACGCATCGCTACATCCCAGCTTAAAAAGCGAGCGGCGTAATGCTGCTTCGTCCAACTGACCCGCAGCAATCTTTGTCTGATTCGTCAAAGCAAAAACCTGAAGCCCAGCCATTTTCAAAGCGCGAATCCCCGCGACACTGCCTGCGAAAGGAACAAATTGACGAATAGGCGTAAAATGACCATCGCCTCCAATTGTCCCGTCACGATCAATGAACACGATCTTAATCGGCATCACATCGTCACCGTCATTTCGTTAAATACAGATCGCGAAACCGGTTAATTTCAGCTGGTGACAATTGCAGCCCCTCATGTAAATATTGATCAAAAGAGCCAAAATGTTCTGTCACCACCTGGAAAAAACGCTGTAAATACGCTGCATCCACCGTTAACGCTTCGCCAATGGCCTGTAGTTTCTGCTCGCCAGACCCTTGCTTTTTTAAGCCAGCGAGAATTTCTTCGTTGGCTTTTTTACGTTCCTGATTAGTCCGCAGATAATCCGCCATGATGTCTTGATCAGATACACCGAGGATTTCTAAAATAATCGCAGCGCCAACTCCGGTCCGATCCTTGCCGGCAAAACAGTGAAAAATCGTTGGCCGATCTGGCACCAATAACGCTTGAATCAATGCGCGATAACCAGTTTGAGCCGAACTGCTTACTGCCAGCTGCTCATACGTTGCCAACATATTTTCGCGGACACTGCCTTGCTCGGTAATCATACGGCCGAGACTGGCATTATTAGCGGTGGCGTCTTTTAAAATATCCAACACCGCATAATCGGCGCCCGGCCACACGGTATCCGGAAACTGGGCACGCTCATCGGCACTGCGCATGTCAACAATCTGCTTGATGCCTAGATCCTTAGCTAAATAATGTTCCTGCGCTTCATCCAGTTCAAACAACTGACCGGAACGATAAATCAAGCCAGCTTTAACCGCTTGCCCGTTCGCATTCCGATACCCGCCAAGTGACCGAAAATTCGTAATCTTTTCCATTTCTAATCCGCCCTTTCACTGTGACGCCAACCGATAATAGTTTCAACTCACACAGAACGGTGTTAATGCCGCTGCGGAAACTTTTCCAATCGATAAAGCTGTTGATCATCCACCGTTGCATCCCCATTTTTAAACGCATACCCCATGTGGCGGTAAAAGTTCACAGCAGTAATCGAAGCAGGAATCTCAACCCGATGTGCCTTTTTAAAATAGGGATCATGTTCCAATGTCTGAATGATCAATTTTCCAATACCACGCTTTTGATAAGCTGGCAGCACGAAAATGTCAAAAAAGCTAAATTCCGTCTCACTGCCCCAGTAAGGTCCGATGGCGCCGGTGCCTACAATTTTATCCGCATCACACACTAAGTAAAAATGCGTCTGCTTGGCCTTTTCAATGAAGAAAGTCGGATTCATTCGCTGAATACTTGCCTCTAAGTAAGCTTGCGAGTAATCCGCGCGATTTGAGATTCTCAGCGTCTGGGCAACAACCGCGGCTACTTCTTGGGCATCTTCCGACCGAAACCGCCTGATATTTAGCATACTGCCATCCCCCTCCAGAAACCTGACGTGTCCATGCGCCCCTTGTATCCGCTTAATCCTGATCCGGTTCAGACGCCAAGCAAGCAGCCGGCAACTGCAAATTGTGCCAGTCAGTTTCGTGATAGTCTTCCATAAATTGTTCAATATACTGGCAGGCATAAATATCCAACAGCCGCCGTCCACCTTCTGTCAGGTACATCAGAAGGGACTTTTGACTGGTAAAGCTGCCAATTAAATCAGTTCCATACAGTTGCCCAAGTGCCTGATTAAGATCGGCTGACAACCCGTTCATCATCACGCGCGGTCGTTTACCCAACTGAATCAGCTGGTAAAAGATCATCGCTTGCGACTCTTGGGAAAACGTGGCATAGCTGTCATCAATTTGAAAGGTTGTCCGATGGTGATGCCCATATTTTACCAGTGACAAGACGAAAAAATCCCGATAGCAAAAGGTCAGCCATGGTGCCGTCTTCAGGAACGCCGTCAAATCAGCCGTCAATTGTTCCTGTGAGCGCAAGACAAATGTCGGCACTTTTTGAAACCCGCTGAAAGAACGATGATTGCTGACCCGAATCGGCAAATATTGGTTCTGCGAATGGCCAAGAATCACATACATGGACTGGCTTTTACGCGCTCGATAGAAACTAATCATATGATCCCCAGAATCTAATGCCTGGGCAATGGCCGCTTTAACATGCAACTCAAGTTTTTCACTCATCTGCATCAGCTCACCTCGCTTTCAAAATCCCGGTTGCTACTAACTTAACACACGGATTGACTAGCTGGTGACGATTAATGAAAAGTTATGGTTGCTAGCGATGTTCTGATGCCAAAAGTGCAACGTTCTTCGGCCAACAAGTCTTCAACTGCCTGATTGATAACGGGATCATCACTGGCAAAAGATTGGACCTGCCGGCTGTGAAGATCTATTAACTCGTACAGAAAAAGTCTCCGCAATTGGAGACTTTTTCTTCGGCATCAATAAATACTGCTACATCAAAGCGGATACACCACATGAAAAGACTCAAGCACAATCCGCGCCGTTTCCGGGTCAAACTGCTTCCCCTCTGCTGCGTATTCGTTTTTGAAAAATGCCAGATGAACGGCGCGCCAATATGCCAGGCTCCGATCGCCTTCACCTTCGCGATAAGCGTGATCGGCACTGACAGCTAAAAAGGGCTGCACTTCAACCGCATCTGTATACGTCACACAAACCGGTTCATCTGCACCATTTAAAATCACGCCATAAGCGCCAACCTGAGGCAATGGTTCATCTGCTGCGTACAAATCCCGCGCACTGGCTGCTGCTGTTTTTTTGCCTGCAAGGACTAACGCCGCCAACTTATCTGCTTCGGCGCCGAATTGATAGGCACTTTGTAAAGTCGTTGGTGCTGGCAGGTTCAAAGCCTGCTTAGCCTTTGTAAAATACGCTTCTGGTGTCATCACATAACCCTTTCTGTTCATATTCTTTGACGGATCTTCACGCTCATTTGTGATATGGACTGCCGATATTAATCATAAAGGCCCGGTAAATCTGTTCCATTAATACTAACCGCATTAGCTGATGCGGCATGGTCAGCTTGCCGAAACTAAGCGTATCATTGGCCCGCTTCATCACGGCTGGTGACAAGCCAAGCGAACCGCCGATCACGAAGGTAATATCCGAATGCCCGTATGTACCAAGATCGGCAATTTCTTTGGCAAAAACTTCGGAAGGTCGCTGTTTACCTTCAATGGCCAAGGCGATTACCCATTCTTTGTCTTTGATCTTATTCAAAATCCGATCGCCTTCCTTGGCTTTTACGTCTGCCATTTCGGCTTCGGAAAGATTCTCCGGCGCCTTTTCATCGGCCACCTCGACAATTTTAACTTTTGCAAATTTGTCCATCCGTTTTAAATACTCCGCTATGCCGTCGCGAAAATACTTCTCTTTCAGCTTACCCACACCAAT harbors:
- a CDS encoding HAD-IIIA family hydrolase, giving the protein MPIKIVFIDRDGTIGGDGHFTPIRQFVPFAGSVAGIRALKMAGLQVFALTNQTKIAAGQLDEAALRRSLFKLGCSDAFICPHAENAGCTCRKPKTGLIGQAHLKYHFKNQEAVIIGDSYRADMQCADNAGILGIHVATGRGSAGRQDVVGNYVECADLAAAAAWILRYNQQEKEAR
- a CDS encoding GNAT family N-acetyltransferase, with the translated sequence MLNIRRFRSEDAQEVAAVVAQTLRISNRADYSQAYLEASIQRMNPTFFIEKAKQTHFYLVCDADKIVGTGAIGPYWGSETEFSFFDIFVLPAYQKRGIGKLIIQTLEHDPYFKKAHRVEIPASITAVNFYRHMGYAFKNGDATVDDQQLYRLEKFPQRH
- the rlmH gene encoding 23S rRNA (pseudouridine(1915)-N(3))-methyltransferase RlmH, with protein sequence MNIKIIGVGKLKEKYFRDGIAEYLKRMDKFAKVKIVEVADEKAPENLSEAEMADVKAKEGDRILNKIKDKEWVIALAIEGKQRPSEVFAKEIADLGTYGHSDITFVIGGSLGLSPAVMKRANDTLSFGKLTMPHQLMRLVLMEQIYRAFMINIGSPYHK
- a CDS encoding GNAT family N-acetyltransferase, which codes for MTNIRIQAATPNSDFAAIKQIYYTTWQVAYWDLIPASFLKQLSPASWHPERRWQNTFLAIDDIAGIVGVCSYGPARMAERAGWGELYSIYVLPAFQRQHVGERLLNAALKELDGAYSNDYVRVLDNNHAAQAFYRRFGFTETKTVLEDATKFGTIRELVMVRKPAQ
- a CDS encoding ASCH domain-containing protein, encoding MTPEAYFTKAKQALNLPAPTTLQSAYQFGAEADKLAALVLAGKKTAAASARDLYAADEPLPQVGAYGVILNGADEPVCVTYTDAVEVQPFLAVSADHAYREGEGDRSLAYWRAVHLAFFKNEYAAEGKQFDPETARIVLESFHVVYPL
- a CDS encoding tyrosine-protein phosphatase translates to MEKITNFRSLGGYRNANGQAVKAGLIYRSGQLFELDEAQEHYLAKDLGIKQIVDMRSADERAQFPDTVWPGADYAVLDILKDATANNASLGRMITEQGSVRENMLATYEQLAVSSSAQTGYRALIQALLVPDRPTIFHCFAGKDRTGVGAAIILEILGVSDQDIMADYLRTNQERKKANEEILAGLKKQGSGEQKLQAIGEALTVDAAYLQRFFQVVTEHFGSFDQYLHEGLQLSPAEINRFRDLYLTK